The stretch of DNA CTGTTTCTCGAAGCAGCTTGGGGAAATGGTTTCGGTACACAGCGGCCGAGATGACGTTACCGAGAATGGTACCGGTGGAATTGAAAAAGTAGTAGACGGTGATGGCGGCGGCAGCATCGGACTGCTTGCACACGACCTGGATGTAAACCATGACGGGAATGACAAGCAGACCGGCTCCCACACCCTCAAATACCTGAGCCAGAATCATGGTGTGGAGGGGTTTCTCGGGCTTTCGGAACTCGTAGGTGAGTCCCATTCCAATGAAGTACAGAATAGTACCCCAGACCATGACGGACTTGAGCTTGGCTCGCCATCGCATGAGCGGCGAAAAGAGAAGGGTGGTTCCGGtcagtgacacaaacatggCCATGTGCAAGTTGGTGGCCTTTGCCTGCTTGAGAcccttggccagcaggaGCCAGACCTGGAAGTAGGGGTGGTAGATGGCAAAGGACATGTTGTAGAAGAGAATGATGAAGCCGGGAATTGTCACCAGACGCTTGGACATGAgcttgtacttgagaaAGGGGTGTTTGGTGACGAAGAACTCCCACAGCGGGAAGGCAACGTAGAGCAGGAAGGTGCCGACCGTCAGCATGGCAATGTTTCCGGGCTGCTTCCAGTTGTCTGTACCTGCACAGAAAGAGATGGGCACAAAGAAGAGAATGAGACCAGCACAGAGGAAACACAGGCCGGGCAGATCCATTCTGATGATTCCGGTGATGGTGTTCTGCCACCAGGTTCGATTGGggtctcctcgtcgtaTTCGCAGACCCATCTTGTAAGCCTTGATTCGGAAATAGAGCAGAGTCACCAGGAAGGGAATTGAGCACACGGGCACAATGATGGCCCACATTCCCATGCCCCACTGCCAGGTGGAGTGTTGGAGCATTGACTGGACCATGGGACCTGCAATCCAGGGAGTGAAGAGGTTGGCAAACAGAGTGATGGTCTGGAAGAATGTTCGGTCTCGCAGATCACAGGTGTCTGCGGCAAAGATCTCGTACATCATCTGGATACCAATGTCTCCGATGGAGTAGAAGGCCAGGGCGGCAAAGTAGGTGACAATGTTGTGTGTTCCCATGTACAGGCCACATCCGACGGTCAGCGAGCAAACAGAGATGAACATAGCCTCGAACCGGCCAAAGTTGTCGGCCAACTTACCGCACAGAGCCCGGGCGATGAGAAAGATACAGGACTGCACAATCTGAACAGAAGCCAGGGCGCCCATCTGGGAGAACTCGGAAGAGGCGTAGACAATGTAAGAGGGGAAAGAAGAGGACATGATGGTAGATACCAGCGACATGAAGAGCAGAAAGCCCCAGCCCATGATGAGTTGCTTCTTATTCCATACCTTTCGGACGATTTCCGAATGGGTCAGCTGCAGATCATCTACGGTGTCATTGGGGTCAAAGTTCTCGGTGGCAGAGCTGTAGTCATAGTCCGGCGAGAAGAGGAACTTCATCAACTTGCGTGGCTTGGGGGACATTGATTCGAAGAACTTGTCTGCGACCCGGTCTTTGGTGTCAAAGACATACTTGGCCTTttcgtccagctccttgagattcatggttggttggttggagatgagatAAACCGCACCAGGAATGGTTCATTCTTATATATCCTTTCCATCGCCATCTTCGACAGCTGTTCTAGGCAGTGTTTAAGCGACTCTCGTATTGGTTTAAAGTGCATAAGATGGGCTTAGAGCagcagctacaagtacgaggagTTCAGACAAGACCGGCTTCCAGAGCTTAAGAGACTCTTCTGGCGTAAACGTGGAGTTCGCCGGTGACAAGTGCATCTTCGTAAGTAAACGGCCGATGAGGCTCTTTGTTATTTTGGTTCCGTGCCTAGTCCAAGTCTCTGTCCGTGTCTTGTCCATGTCTCCGTCTCTGCCTGGGCAAGCAAAATCTGCACTCCAACCACCTTGGTGGTCGACAGAGAAAAAGAACGTTGCTAGACGCCGCTAGTATCTCTTGGCTAAGGGGGTGGGGCCTTCACTGGAGAAACAAGGTGACAGCGTGGATGCATAATGGAATGTCTCGTAACTTGTTAAGTCCATGGCGTTAAGAGTATGGGTTTCAACTCTCAATGTTCAGCTCAAGTTGGGGTAGAAATGGCAGCAGTAAAGATGGTGAGTCTTTTTCGGATGGGCTTGTCAGTGTTTAAACACAATGACTTAGTATGCGCTTTTCTGGGGGCCTTTTTGGCCCTCGTGAAAGCTCTCCGCTTTGGACGGCGTGCCATGCGCGCACGTTTTATGTTTACTATTATAGATTCCACACAAGAATAAAAGGCGGGAGATGGCCTGGGCCGAGCTCTATGAGCTCCTATAATGGAACCAATGAATAGCACCGTGAAAATAAAAGGGGAGGAACAGAAGAGCAACCATCAAGCATGTATTCTTCTTGCAGATTCAGGTTAgcgagatgagatgagattAGCTAGTAGAAGCGATACAAGAACCAATCTAAAAGATGCACCACAGAGTCAAAGTACAGAGCGGTACAGTAGAAAACCTCCCCAAGCTCTCCCAATAAGCCCTCTTTCATACAGGCTTGTTTTAAACCGACCATTTACACTCTGTGGTTATCTGTCGTTAGCTTTTGGCGATTACTTTCCATTCCAGACTCCTCGGCGTTTGACGTCTCGGTTTGCTTGGCAGACGGGAAGCACTAATTCAGCTGAGGAGTAGACCAGGCTAGCACAAATTTTGCAGACTAATGCGCCTGCTAAACTACCCGTCTgcttctccatcttccaacATGTCCAAGTCGCCTGGCTTAAACTCAGCATTTACCGTATCCATTATAATTCCGAAACCGGAGGTATATGGACCAGAAAAGCGTCCGGGACTTGAAAAGTGCCCGTCCAGCAGCCTTGTCCACCAATTAAAACGCAAAAATACACATGTCTTAGCTCCCCAGTTATGATAACTGCTCAGGAGTGTGGGACCATGTCGAGCAATGTATCTGACCGACACCACAGCCTGATCTGGTGTCCAATCGAGTCAAGGATGACGAGTCTCATAGAATGTATCTTCCATTCTCTCTACTTTGCCTTTCCCTTCCTACAGCCGTTGGGGTGGCACTGGTACCAGCACGAGCAGGAGCATGAGCCCTAGCATCAGTGCCTGGTCTGGTATGTTTAACTCATTCATATTATTACTGTGTTAAGAATCTTGGCACAGCGGGCGAATGTGAAGACCTTTTCGTCTGCGTCTGATGCGCTGAAGACATGTATCTACTCATCTATATCTATTGAGCCTCAGTAGCCTCTCTGTTTCCCAGTGCTAAGTACGATATGTACTGCCCAGGCacagcttgttgagcacTCACGCCCCTAACACAAGACAAAACGCTCGGATAATTCGGCAAGTCGCATTTCAAATGCTTATCCATTGTTGCCCAATGCTATTAGATGCATGTTTTCACGCTTATCTCCAAAGAGTCATCGTCCAAGTCGTACCCAGGGCTTGTGAGCATCATCAAGGAAGCCTTCATGCAGCTCCAAACCAGTCTAAAACTGACCGACATTGATGGTCATGGCA from Yarrowia lipolytica chromosome 1D, complete sequence encodes:
- a CDS encoding uncharacterized protein (Compare to YALI0D20350g, weakly similar to uniprot|P38724 Saccharomyces cerevisiae YHL047c TAF1 siderophore transporter for triacetylfusarinine C P16.1.f6.1), encoding MNLKELDEKAKYVFDTKDRVADKFFESMSPKPRKLMKFLFSPDYDYSSATENFDPNDTVDDLQLTHSEIVRKVWNKKQLIMGWGFLLFMSLVSTIMSSSFPSYIVYASSEFSQMGALASVQIVQSCIFLIARALCGKLADNFGRFEAMFISVCSLTVGCGLYMGTHNIVTYFAALAFYSIGDIGIQMMYEIFAADTCDLRDRTFFQTITLFANLFTPWIAGPMVQSMLQHSTWQWGMGMWAIIVPVCSIPFLVTLLYFRIKAYKMGLRIRRGDPNRTWWQNTITGIIRMDLPGLCFLCAGLILFFVPISFCAGTDNWKQPGNIAMLTVGTFLLYVAFPLWEFFVTKHPFLKYKLMSKRLVTIPGFIILFYNMSFAIYHPYFQVWLLLAKGLKQAKATNLHMAMFVSLTGTTLLFSPLMRWRAKLKSVMVWGTILYFIGMGLTYEFRKPEKPLHTMILAQVFEGVGAGLLVIPVMVYIQVVCKQSDAAAAITVYYFFNSTGTILGNVISAAVYRNHFPKLLRETGSFTDREIQAIFGSIYAGLRYPVGSPQRAAIGTSLNTVIRSLLIGPLILCAIMFCLSLTNADINLDTAQRIKEESEHVKADESTDDNGLVVETDSIEKPPSYDEKKQVEEMVQKA